TGCACAAGTTTTCCAGGGTGATGTGTATGAACATGAGAGTATGCACCTGTATTTCTTTCATGTTAGTTTGGTAGTCCTCAATTACATAAAAGCAGGGTTTAAATTGGTTTCCTTTAGAAAGCGGAGGACAGGATGGACTGAAGTTGCATGAAAAGTCAAACAAGCACCttgaaagtaagaaagaagCCTCATGGAGCCTTTCTAAAGACCCTGATTTATTCCTGCCACTGGTGTGATTGTGCAGGTACTTGTGTATCTCcttgcttgtgtttttcttttttttcccttttttttttttttaattcagcgaattttactgtatttattccATTACATTGTAATGTGCTGCTTTGTAGAATTGAGGCGTGCACTTTgttggagaaaataaaaaggattttatttgtttgtatttattttattcaatgtCTCATGGCTGAATCCAGAATTACACAACTTTAAGCAATGATGTAGATGTGTTAGTGTGTTGCTTTGCTTTGAGGACCTGCCATGTCATGCTACAAAGCACCAGCAGGAAGCTCAGATGAGAACAGTTAATGATGTAAACTTTTATTCACTCTAAATAGCATGATATTAGTCAATAATGTAGTCCTAATCATGACACTATTGATGTATTTTGCACACATTTAGCATTATGAACAACTTCCTCAGTTTTTCCTTTACGTCAATCAAAATAGTTCCAAGCATGcccaaaaatgttttccataCATACGAAAAACTGTATTTTCAATACCTAAAACATCATACAAATCATCAACgataaaaacataaattgcAAGAATACACAGGTAGATTCTCAGACAACAATTCTGTTGATAATTCGTCAAATAATTAACATAAAACAATAGCAATCTCCTTAACGAATGTGTATCTTAATTGGCATGGTCCCTCTTAAAACTTACAAAAGCTTCATTTACAAATCATTTTCGCGTAAAAgtggaaagacagaaaaatgtaaacattttgttttggcagatttgttcagtttaaaggtgcagtgtgtaggatttagtggcatctagtgttGTGCTGGCTATGCTGGCCACGAAACTCGCAAAAAACACTAAAGGACCTCTCTAGAGCCAaagtttggtttgtccattctgggctactgtagaaacatagaGATGCAACATGGTAGACAcagtggaagaggacctgctccttacatagatataaagggctcattctaaggttaaaaaaaacaaccccacaatgattcttattttcaggtgataatataatcattaaaatgtataactgttattttccatttttgctgatcccactaaatcctacacactgcaccttcagCATGTTAATAGGTTAAAAAGTATCATTTCGTTATTACTTTCTGTAGATAAAACATATGAGATTACAAATGTATAAAGATTGTTGAGTCACATGAatgcctgaacacacacaaaaaaccctaCTGATCAATGCTAGATTTAGACTGATGGATTAATGAACATGGATGTTGTATTCATCGGGATGAGATGGCCTTTCTGAGGCCCTGGTCATGCATTAATATCTTGGCAGCATACTGGGTCTAATCCTAACTTGAGATGCATGCACTGAACTCAGTGTGCATCTCAGCCAAATACATTCGGTTGAGATACAAGCCTCTATCTTTTCAAGTTTATCATGCACTGATTTCAATggaagattttaaaaataaataagagaaatgtCTGCCTTTCTCAAGTTAGGATCAACTGATAATCCCTCTCAGTGTTCAGCACCGTACCTGTTGCAACAACCAATTTCAAACAccaaaaaacactcaaataatGGAAATCCTAGTCAAGAAAACAATCTTTCAGTTGCTCAGATCAATAACCAGGTGCTCATAAATCTGAGTTTTCCCTTTGAAACTGGAGGCCAGCAGGAACTGCCGATTATCTATGGAGACTGGAGAGAAGGCCCTTGGTGCCTGGATGTTCAGCTCCTGGAAGTGGACAAACTCACCCTTCTTGGCATCCCAGCGGTACACCTGGGTGAAAGAGTAATCGCTGCCCAGAATGGCGTACTGCCAGTTGCCCACAGGGAAGGGCTGGAAAACCATGGAGCCACGAGAGGGCATGGTCTGCATCTCTCGAAAGAGGGCCCCATCCCAGCGCATCACTTTGGAGTCGCCAATGAAGCGGGTCAGACAGATGTAGAGGTCAGATTTGACCTGGAAATGCTTCACGGCATAGACATCCTCCATCTCCGGGATGTCCGTGCGTCGGTCAAACTTCTTGGTGCTTTTGTTCCATTGGTAGATGACAGGCCTCTGGGAGCTGCTGGAAAGGATCAGGTGAGGTTTGGAGGAGATCTCCATGTACTCAACGTCTGTGTCCCTGTACCACGGGTGGAGTGACTGGTGAGAGTAGAAACCATTCCCGTTCCACTTGTAGATGGTGGTGGAACCAGCCTTGGAGCTGTCCGCCATCACGAAGAAGGATTCACCATCAATGCGGAAAGTTTCAACATCGTTTGGTTTGCGGATTGTGAGAATGTCAATACCCTGGAGCTTAATGAATTTGTTGGCAGAAGTGTCACGCTTATAGATGTGTGAGCCACCAAACAGCTGAGCCACAATGATAAAGAGCTGGTTATCAATCACCAGAGGTTTGCAGATCACTGTGGATGTGCCtggtgaagagaaagaaaggatctTCACATCTCCATCTAGTGACTACTTTGCCAACTTCACCTTCCCTCTCTTTTAAACTTATATAGCTCATTCACAATGACATTACAAAATActgaaattacttttacttactGTCAATATCGTCAAAGTTTCTGAAGACCATCTCCACATGATCCCACTCCAGAAAGCTGCATTTCCCAATGAATGGCTGAGCAAACACCACATACTGGTCACTCCCAAAGGAAAATGCTTCCACAGATATGGATTCGAACTTCAGGGACTGATAGGAAGCAAACTCTgtgagagaaacaaaaacacactttaaataacattaaaaagcCAATCATGAGAAATTTGTGATAATGGTGTCAAGTGTCTTTACTCCACCTGTGGTGATGCAATCGAAGGACTGTGGCACCAGATCATTGATTTTCTTGTCCAGCTGTGAGGTTGGGCCTTTACAGTAAATCTGGTCCACGGTTGCATTGGTACTGTAAATCCACTCAACCAGCCACTTCAGCTTACAGTCACAAATGAACTGGTTCCCTCTCAGGTCACTGAAGGCAGAGAAACCACCAAACTAGCCTCCAAATCCTCAAAAGCCTGACAACAATGGTCTTAGCTTTCAGAATGCATTTTCATTCTCTAACTCTGCCGTCACTGAAGTATAATTTCTGGGTTTGCACTCTGGCCCTCTCAGGCTCACACTCTGCTCTCATTAATTCCAAGAGGGATGGTAAAGGAGAGCTGAACATCTTCAGAGGGTAATAAATTGCATATCGCTCTTCCTCACTGCATTCCTCACATGTAATTTTAATGGGGTTATATGCGCCAGCTGCCCACACACTTTTCGAGCCTTGGCTGAAGTAGAATAATGATGCAGCAACCTATATATAGACTGGGCTCATTG
This portion of the Scomber japonicus isolate fScoJap1 chromosome 14, fScoJap1.pri, whole genome shotgun sequence genome encodes:
- the LOC128373158 gene encoding leucine-rich glioma-inactivated protein 1-like, which gives rise to MENTCKMPKRLPWLGVLVLASVLLVVDSKRARQPRCPSSCTCTKDNALCESAGLIPRSFPTDVISLSFVKSDFTEIPKESFIHTPALHLILFTANNLESINEDAFLGLPHLEYLFIENNQIKSISPHAFRGLKTLVHLSLAYNNLETLPKDLFKGLEALTKVDLRGNQFICDCKLKWLVEWIYSTNATVDQIYCKGPTSQLDKKINDLVPQSFDCITTEFASYQSLKFESISVEAFSFGSDQYVVFAQPFIGKCSFLEWDHVEMVFRNFDDIDSTSTVICKPLVIDNQLFIIVAQLFGGSHIYKRDTSANKFIKLQGIDILTIRKPNDVETFRIDGESFFVMADSSKAGSTTIYKWNGNGFYSHQSLHPWYRDTDVEYMEISSKPHLILSSSSQRPVIYQWNKSTKKFDRRTDIPEMEDVYAVKHFQVKSDLYICLTRFIGDSKVMRWDGALFREMQTMPSRGSMVFQPFPVGNWQYAILGSDYSFTQVYRWDAKKGEFVHFQELNIQAPRAFSPVSIDNRQFLLASSFKGKTQIYEHLVIDLSN